The following are from one region of the Candidatus Krumholzibacteriia bacterium genome:
- a CDS encoding lipopolysaccharide biosynthesis protein produces MPPTPTQTARFKSHFVESVVLTWAGNLGRIVLGLLALRLVTGAIPEADLGAYWILTSVAALLANLADLGIGLGVARHLPLAPDEASARRLMQTVLCLRAAALLALCLALAAAKPWVLRLFAAESIASRYPYVYAFVIVNSLGELYTSFLQGLQRFRVIALYALLSSLVRLLLIVALVRGAGMQVEGLFLAEVLSLFLAAALSAWSTGQGGSVRLHPPTAAAQLRFGFPLYLNTLLAYGANRLNTLLIAGLTGPVAVSHFSVASRIPDQLSMVLRSYTQVYLPHMSRFLAQAELERARRLLAASLRLMSFGFALLTVLLGFFRHELLALLAPPSYQAAAAAVPLLVGALAFASLGSILGTTLVALGDSRTPLLINLWNTALSIALQFVLIRNWGLLGAAWASFLFNVLAWAVTDVVVSRRLRPAGRGYLGLLVFLAGVLLAGLRAGVALRLALLAAAAATCVALSRPLRQDIVEVWKSRRAGGSG; encoded by the coding sequence GTGCCCCCCACACCGACCCAGACGGCACGCTTCAAGAGCCACTTCGTCGAGAGCGTCGTTCTCACCTGGGCGGGCAACCTCGGCCGCATCGTCCTCGGTCTGCTGGCGCTGCGTCTCGTGACCGGCGCCATTCCGGAGGCCGATCTCGGCGCCTACTGGATCCTCACCTCCGTCGCGGCGCTGCTCGCCAACCTTGCCGATCTCGGCATCGGCCTGGGCGTCGCCCGGCACCTGCCGCTGGCGCCGGACGAAGCGAGCGCGCGCCGGCTGATGCAGACGGTGCTCTGCCTGCGCGCTGCGGCGCTCCTCGCTCTCTGCCTCGCCCTCGCCGCGGCCAAACCCTGGGTGCTGCGTCTCTTCGCCGCCGAATCCATCGCCTCGCGTTACCCCTACGTGTACGCCTTCGTGATCGTGAACAGCCTCGGCGAGCTCTACACCAGTTTCCTGCAGGGGCTGCAGCGTTTCCGGGTCATCGCGCTCTACGCCCTGCTCTCCAGCTTGGTGCGACTGCTGCTGATCGTGGCTCTCGTCCGTGGGGCGGGAATGCAGGTGGAGGGTCTCTTCCTGGCCGAGGTGCTGTCGCTGTTCCTCGCCGCGGCGCTCTCCGCCTGGTCGACCGGGCAGGGCGGGAGCGTCCGCCTCCACCCCCCCACGGCTGCCGCGCAGCTGCGCTTCGGTTTTCCGCTCTACCTCAACACGCTCCTCGCTTACGGCGCCAATCGCTTGAACACTTTGCTCATCGCCGGCCTCACCGGCCCCGTGGCGGTGAGCCATTTCTCCGTGGCCAGCCGCATTCCCGATCAGCTCTCCATGGTGTTGCGCTCGTACACTCAGGTGTACTTGCCGCACATGTCGCGTTTTCTCGCCCAGGCCGAACTCGAGCGGGCCCGCCGTCTGCTCGCGGCCTCGCTCCGGCTCATGAGCTTCGGCTTCGCCCTCCTCACCGTGCTGCTCGGCTTCTTCCGTCACGAGCTCCTGGCCTTGCTCGCACCGCCGTCGTATCAGGCAGCGGCTGCCGCGGTGCCGCTCCTCGTCGGCGCCCTCGCCTTCGCCAGCCTCGGCAGCATCCTCGGCACCACCCTCGTGGCTCTCGGTGATTCGCGCACGCCGCTCCTGATCAATCTCTGGAACACCGCCCTCAGCATCGCGCTGCAATTCGTTCTCATCCGCAACTGGGGGTTGCTGGGCGCCGCCTGGGCCAGCTTCCTCTTCAACGTTTTGGCCTGGGCGGTCACCGACGTCGTCGTCAGCCGCCGCCTGCGGCCGGCGGGACGCGGCTACCTGGGCCTCCTCGTCTTTCTGGCGGGAGTGCTCCTCGCCGGGCTCCGGGCCGGCGTGGCGCTGCGCCTCGCGCTCCTCGCCGCGGCGGCGGCGACCTGCGTGGCGCTGTCGCGACCGCTGCGCCAAGACATCGTCGAGGTCTGGAAATCGCGCCGCGCCGGTGGTAGCGGCTGA
- a CDS encoding NAD(P)-dependent oxidoreductase: MRVLVTGGAGFIGRHLVQSLVRRGDTVAVVGRRRREALPEGTLPAGVAYHPADLGEADAAGRLLAELRPEVVFHLASAVDVARDLAHLEAQVRSTQMAAVHVARACLVQGVGRLVHVGTCEEYGNGPAPFRESQDPAPVSPYSAAKAAATAFVRMLCAAFGLRAVVVRPFLTYGPGQTADLLVPALIRSALAGRDFPMTGGEQTREFNYVDDIVAGLLRCAEADGVEGLVLNLGCAEPRRIRDVAALVLDLMGNPVRAELGKLPYRPGETWEFYCDNTRARQLLGWSPQVALEEGLRRTIAWYRARPLGGAGMSGSS; the protein is encoded by the coding sequence ATGCGCGTGCTGGTCACCGGCGGCGCCGGCTTCATCGGCCGTCACCTGGTGCAGAGTCTCGTTCGCCGCGGCGACACGGTCGCCGTGGTCGGGCGGCGCCGGCGCGAAGCGCTGCCGGAAGGAACGTTGCCGGCGGGCGTCGCCTACCACCCCGCCGACCTGGGCGAAGCCGATGCCGCCGGCAGGCTGCTGGCGGAGCTGCGCCCGGAGGTCGTCTTCCACCTGGCGAGCGCGGTGGACGTGGCCCGCGACCTGGCGCACCTGGAAGCCCAAGTGCGGAGCACGCAGATGGCGGCGGTGCACGTGGCCCGGGCTTGTCTCGTGCAAGGCGTCGGCCGTCTGGTGCACGTCGGCACCTGCGAGGAATACGGCAACGGGCCGGCGCCTTTCCGGGAGAGCCAGGACCCGGCGCCGGTGTCCCCCTATTCTGCCGCCAAGGCGGCAGCGACGGCCTTCGTCCGCATGCTCTGCGCCGCCTTCGGTCTCCGCGCCGTCGTCGTCCGCCCTTTCCTCACCTACGGCCCCGGGCAAACCGCGGACCTCCTCGTCCCCGCCCTCATCCGCAGCGCCCTCGCCGGGCGCGACTTCCCCATGACCGGAGGCGAGCAGACGCGGGAGTTCAACTATGTGGACGACATCGTGGCAGGATTGCTGCGCTGCGCCGAAGCGGACGGCGTCGAGGGTTTGGTGCTCAACTTGGGCTGCGCCGAGCCACGGCGCATCCGCGATGTGGCCGCCCTCGTTCTCGATTTGATGGGCAATCCCGTGCGCGCCGAGTTGGGCAAGCTGCCCTACCGCCCCGGCGAGACCTGGGAGTTCTACTGCGACAACACCCGGGCGCGGCAGCTGCTCGGCTGGAGCCCGCAGGTGGCACTGGAGGAAGGTCTGCGGCGCACCATCGCCTGGTATCGCGCCCGCCCCCTCGGAGGCGCGGGCATGAGCGGGAGCTCTTGA
- a CDS encoding CpsD/CapB family tyrosine-protein kinase, whose protein sequence is MSKIFDALRKAEQNSVELVVPPLEGGTPGTEAHPREVRLQETEFGRLSSAVISSFTRVKEGRIVLVVGAAVREGATYVTAHLGQALAAGCGGDVLCLDGNFHDPSLARHTGAKSGLGLTDVAENGYTRELASVIQPGDTNNLFVVTPGRKRLSSVAFFDSPQFDAMLAEMRRTFRFTLVDGPPLLAYPDSIHLAARVDGILLVVRQGRLKREVLQKAMDPLQSQDAPMLGVVLNRRRFAIPHFVYKLIS, encoded by the coding sequence ATGAGCAAGATCTTCGATGCCCTGCGCAAAGCGGAACAGAACTCGGTGGAGCTGGTGGTGCCGCCCCTGGAGGGTGGAACGCCGGGGACGGAAGCGCACCCCCGGGAGGTGCGGCTCCAGGAGACCGAGTTCGGCCGGCTGAGCAGCGCCGTGATCAGCAGCTTCACCAGGGTGAAGGAGGGCCGCATCGTGCTCGTGGTGGGCGCTGCGGTCCGCGAGGGCGCCACCTATGTCACCGCCCACCTCGGGCAGGCTCTGGCCGCCGGCTGCGGCGGCGACGTGCTCTGCCTGGACGGCAACTTCCACGATCCGAGCTTGGCGCGGCACACCGGCGCCAAGTCGGGCCTGGGCCTCACGGACGTCGCGGAGAACGGCTACACCCGGGAGCTCGCCAGCGTCATCCAGCCCGGCGACACCAACAACCTCTTCGTCGTCACACCGGGGAGAAAGAGGCTGAGCTCCGTGGCTTTCTTCGACAGCCCGCAGTTCGACGCCATGCTCGCGGAGATGCGCCGGACCTTCCGTTTCACCCTCGTCGACGGTCCACCGCTCCTGGCCTACCCCGATTCGATCCACCTGGCGGCGCGGGTGGACGGCATCCTCCTGGTGGTGCGCCAGGGACGTTTGAAGCGCGAGGTGCTGCAGAAAGCCATGGACCCCTTGCAGAGCCAGGATGCCCCCATGCTGGGGGTGGTGCTCAACCGGCGCCGCTTCGCCATCCCGCACTTCGTGTACAAGCTCATCTCCTGA
- a CDS encoding polysaccharide biosynthesis/export family protein, with product MRCRTRAWPWGVWLLAFLLCTGSTGCGGTAAPRGTAEDEPGVVDLTDPKTPIPPERFLQPDNALIAPGDQIYLKALSYEDLNGTMTVAQDGRINVSLLGSVRAAGLTLAQLDDSLTTRYSSYFRNFDLAVVLVESSARNVYVLGQVRNPGRFAFGPGDRVVHSLVLAGGLMETARENSIILMRRDPEGTDHAYRLDFARLHQALAPKDIYLQPGDLVFVPKSRFRTFTDFAKEFLDVAQRTAITALLVDDLAWRQRVENVSVAR from the coding sequence GTGCGTTGCCGCACCAGGGCATGGCCCTGGGGCGTTTGGCTGCTCGCCTTCCTCCTGTGCACCGGCAGCACCGGTTGCGGTGGCACGGCAGCACCGCGCGGCACCGCGGAGGACGAGCCCGGCGTCGTCGATCTCACCGATCCGAAAACACCCATTCCGCCGGAGCGCTTCCTGCAGCCCGACAACGCCCTGATCGCCCCGGGAGATCAGATCTATCTCAAGGCGCTCAGCTACGAAGACCTGAATGGCACGATGACGGTGGCGCAGGACGGCCGGATCAACGTGAGCCTGCTCGGGAGCGTGCGAGCCGCCGGACTGACGCTGGCGCAGCTCGACGACTCGCTCACCACGCGCTACTCGTCGTATTTCCGCAACTTCGATCTGGCGGTGGTCCTGGTGGAAAGCTCCGCGCGCAACGTCTACGTCCTCGGGCAGGTACGGAACCCGGGACGCTTCGCCTTCGGACCGGGAGACCGGGTGGTGCACAGCCTGGTGCTGGCGGGCGGTCTCATGGAGACGGCCCGGGAGAACAGCATCATCCTCATGCGCCGCGACCCGGAGGGCACCGACCACGCCTACCGCCTGGATTTCGCCCGGCTGCACCAGGCGCTGGCGCCGAAAGACATCTACCTGCAGCCAGGAGACTTGGTGTTCGTGCCGAAGAGCCGCTTCCGCACCTTCACCGATTTCGCCAAAGAGTTCCTGGACGTCGCCCAGCGCACCGCCATCACGGCGCTGCTCGTGGACGATCTAGCTTGGAGACAACGTGTCGAGAACGTCTCGGTGGCACGCTGA
- a CDS encoding O-antigen ligase family protein, whose protein sequence is MRLNARYLSNSLFDFIENTKLGDRLFRLGRLAAFGLVLLVVGKFASGQFLSFRYQDVLFMAIAGVVFMLVFWRWELGIILVLCSTSFIVYYDVLPTLSLYHFIPEIPVLEHLRLTLGQGLMLFLLAAFCLSGEIGTARRRLATPVAATVLLFLLAMLVVSMVGLAFRGVGLRMMVETSRSYWFYLMFFVGALCLRSRRELRLLLQACFCMSLIVAVLMYAQFFAGERAKFFLGNSIRVESFGGFAGRILPPGTELIWTTVPFVVSRIPLCSPRGARGLYLALFLLLGGLLLTFTRSIWLGVLLSMAIMAVLGRGAIRLGVARIFLAMVVSVALLLLLLSIVSTERENYMTPYIKRFTSIFKAESYAEGSSAGARFMEISAAWPKIVEHPWLGIGVGGVYRYEEDWDEIWQSHYWRPVSYIHNAYVLLLTQGGVLALGTCLTMFVTFFVRARRVYHTLQSPEDRSIVIACIGSTASILLASVMQPSLWYPPAVPCLALMLGIVEAVRYFSERDAEAAVVWDSSR, encoded by the coding sequence ATGCGGCTCAACGCCCGCTATCTCAGCAACTCCCTCTTCGATTTCATCGAGAACACCAAGCTCGGGGACCGGCTCTTTCGACTCGGCCGGTTGGCAGCCTTCGGCTTGGTGTTGCTCGTGGTGGGCAAGTTCGCCTCCGGGCAGTTCCTGAGCTTCCGGTACCAAGACGTGCTGTTCATGGCCATCGCCGGTGTGGTCTTCATGCTGGTGTTCTGGCGTTGGGAACTGGGCATCATCCTCGTCCTCTGCAGCACCAGCTTCATCGTTTACTACGACGTGCTGCCGACGCTGTCGCTGTACCACTTCATCCCGGAGATCCCGGTTCTGGAGCATCTCCGCCTCACCCTCGGCCAGGGGCTCATGCTCTTCCTCCTGGCGGCTTTCTGCTTGAGCGGCGAGATCGGCACGGCGCGCCGCCGGCTGGCCACGCCGGTGGCGGCGACGGTCCTCTTGTTCCTGCTGGCCATGCTGGTGGTTTCCATGGTCGGGTTGGCGTTCCGCGGCGTCGGCCTCCGCATGATGGTGGAGACCTCGAGGTCGTACTGGTTCTACCTCATGTTCTTCGTCGGCGCTCTTTGCCTGCGCAGCCGCAGGGAATTGCGCCTCCTCCTGCAGGCTTGCTTCTGCATGTCCCTGATCGTCGCCGTGCTCATGTACGCCCAATTCTTCGCCGGCGAACGGGCCAAGTTCTTTCTCGGCAACTCGATCCGGGTGGAGTCTTTCGGTGGCTTCGCCGGCCGCATTCTGCCGCCCGGAACGGAGCTCATCTGGACGACCGTGCCCTTCGTGGTCTCCCGCATCCCCTTGTGCTCGCCGCGTGGCGCCCGGGGTCTTTACCTGGCGCTGTTTCTTCTCCTCGGCGGCTTGCTCCTCACCTTCACCCGCAGCATCTGGCTAGGAGTCCTGCTCTCCATGGCGATCATGGCGGTGCTCGGCCGCGGCGCCATCCGCCTCGGCGTGGCGCGGATCTTCTTGGCCATGGTGGTGAGCGTGGCGCTCCTGCTCTTGCTGCTCAGCATCGTCTCCACCGAACGGGAAAACTACATGACCCCGTACATCAAGCGCTTCACCTCGATCTTCAAGGCCGAGTCCTACGCCGAAGGCAGCTCCGCCGGAGCCCGCTTCATGGAAATCAGCGCCGCCTGGCCGAAGATCGTGGAGCACCCTTGGTTGGGGATCGGAGTGGGCGGCGTCTATCGCTACGAGGAGGACTGGGACGAAATCTGGCAGTCGCACTACTGGCGGCCGGTGAGCTACATCCACAACGCCTACGTGCTGCTGCTCACGCAGGGCGGCGTCCTGGCGCTCGGGACGTGCCTCACCATGTTCGTCACCTTCTTCGTCCGCGCCCGGCGCGTCTATCACACCTTGCAGTCGCCGGAGGACCGCAGCATCGTCATCGCCTGCATCGGTTCCACCGCCTCGATCCTGCTGGCGTCGGTGATGCAGCCCAGCCTGTGGTATCCCCCCGCCGTGCCCTGTCTGGCGCTCATGCTCGGCATCGTGGAAGCGGTGCGCTATTTCTCCGAGCGGGACGCCGAAGCCGCAGTGGTCTGGGACAGCAGTCGCTGA
- the asnB gene encoding asparagine synthase (glutamine-hydrolyzing), producing MCGIAGLLHRDPARPADAEQVRRMCGTLVHRGPDGEGFHVRGPVGLGTRRLAIIDVEGGDQPLYNEDGSIAVVQNGEIYNYMELRRELEALGHRFRTQSDTEVLVHAYEAWGDDFVQHLNGMWACALWDALRSRLLLSRDRLGIKPLHYAWDGDTLLFGSEIKALLAGGWAAEPHWEVLDAYVAFGFVPEPHSLYRGVHKLPPATHLIVENGARPRLQTYWQPPVVDESEARRDEERIVEEFSALLADAVRLQLRSDVPLGAFLSGGLDSGSIVTLASESTRSLRTFTIGFETDGYDERALARSVAERAGSQHLERVVTYDDLEATLCTLGQAFDEPFGDSSAIAAYALAGVAREKVTVALSGDGGDEVLAGYTRYQGEKFSAAYGVLPGVLRRTVLPGCVQAARRLSRGGLRHRLERTARVLEAANLGFEERIARKQSFSSPASRRRLLRAGAIRPAREFVDDTLRHCPVRDNFQRLNWFDLKMMLPSEMLTKVDRTSMAHSLEVRVPFLDHRLVELMTSVSAAVKMPGYRRKHVLRQAMQAKLPPAVLSAPKRGFDVPVREWFRGEAGATLLRERLGSGALDEVVDVRALREVVDEHRRGLADHGVHLWILLQLAAWSESLGRVTQGA from the coding sequence ATGTGCGGCATCGCCGGTCTCCTGCACCGTGACCCTGCGCGCCCGGCCGACGCCGAGCAGGTCCGGCGCATGTGCGGCACCCTGGTGCACCGGGGGCCGGACGGCGAGGGCTTCCACGTCCGCGGCCCGGTGGGTCTCGGCACGCGGCGGCTCGCCATCATCGACGTCGAGGGCGGCGACCAGCCGCTCTACAACGAAGACGGCAGCATCGCCGTGGTGCAGAACGGCGAGATCTACAACTACATGGAGCTGCGGCGCGAGCTGGAAGCCCTGGGGCACCGCTTCCGCACCCAGAGCGACACGGAAGTCTTGGTGCACGCCTACGAAGCCTGGGGGGACGACTTCGTCCAGCACCTGAACGGGATGTGGGCTTGCGCGCTGTGGGATGCGCTGCGTTCACGCCTGCTGCTTTCCCGTGACCGTCTCGGCATCAAGCCGCTCCACTACGCCTGGGACGGCGACACGCTTCTCTTCGGCTCGGAAATCAAGGCGCTCCTCGCCGGCGGCTGGGCGGCTGAGCCGCACTGGGAGGTGCTGGACGCCTACGTGGCCTTCGGCTTCGTGCCCGAGCCGCATTCGCTGTATCGGGGCGTGCACAAACTGCCTCCAGCCACCCATCTGATCGTGGAGAACGGCGCTCGACCGCGGCTCCAGACCTACTGGCAGCCGCCCGTCGTGGACGAGAGCGAGGCCCGGCGCGACGAGGAGCGCATCGTCGAGGAATTCAGCGCTCTGCTGGCAGACGCGGTGCGCTTGCAGCTCAGGAGCGATGTGCCCCTCGGTGCCTTCCTTTCCGGCGGACTCGACTCGGGGAGCATCGTCACCCTTGCCAGCGAGAGCACACGGTCGCTCAGGACCTTCACCATCGGCTTCGAAACCGACGGCTACGACGAACGCGCCCTCGCCCGCAGCGTGGCTGAGCGGGCGGGCTCGCAGCACCTGGAACGCGTCGTCACCTACGACGATCTGGAAGCGACGCTCTGCACCTTGGGGCAGGCCTTCGACGAGCCCTTCGGCGACAGCTCGGCCATCGCCGCTTACGCCTTGGCCGGCGTGGCGCGGGAGAAGGTGACCGTGGCGCTCTCCGGCGACGGGGGCGACGAGGTGCTTGCCGGCTACACCCGTTATCAGGGCGAGAAGTTCAGCGCCGCCTATGGGGTGCTCCCCGGGGTGCTGCGCCGGACGGTGTTGCCGGGTTGTGTGCAGGCGGCGCGGAGGCTGAGCCGCGGCGGGCTCCGCCACCGGCTCGAGCGCACGGCACGTGTCCTCGAGGCCGCGAACCTCGGCTTCGAGGAGCGGATCGCGCGCAAGCAGTCCTTCTCCTCGCCGGCTTCCCGCCGTCGGTTGCTGCGCGCCGGGGCCATCCGGCCTGCCCGCGAGTTCGTCGACGACACACTCCGTCATTGCCCGGTGCGAGACAACTTCCAGCGCCTCAACTGGTTCGACCTCAAGATGATGCTCCCCTCGGAGATGCTCACCAAGGTGGATCGAACGAGCATGGCCCATTCGCTCGAGGTGCGCGTGCCTTTCCTCGACCACCGGCTGGTCGAGCTCATGACCTCGGTGAGCGCCGCGGTGAAGATGCCGGGGTACAGGCGCAAACACGTGCTGCGCCAGGCCATGCAGGCGAAGCTGCCACCGGCGGTGCTTTCCGCCCCCAAGCGCGGCTTCGACGTGCCGGTGCGCGAGTGGTTCCGCGGCGAAGCGGGAGCGACGCTGTTGCGAGAGCGGCTGGGGAGCGGGGCGCTGGACGAGGTCGTGGATGTCCGGGCGCTGCGAGAGGTCGTCGACGAACATCGTCGCGGCCTGGCGGACCACGGCGTGCACTTGTGGATCCTCCTGCAACTCGCCGCCTGGAGCGAGAGCCTGGGGCGGGTGACACAAGGCGCATGA
- a CDS encoding GDP-mannose 4,6-dehydratase, producing MAGFWQDTNVFVTGCTGILGSWLTRELVRRGANVVGLVRDRVPRSLILNSEEWNAVTAVHGAVEDLELVERALNEYEIDSVFHLAAQTIVGTANRSPLSTFESNIKGTWVLLEAARRTRSVRRVVVASSDKAYGEHTQLPYDETFALQGRHPYDASKSCADLLAQSYHATFELPVTITRCGNLYGGGDLNWNRLVPGTIKALLRGERPVIRSDGTWVRDYFYVLDAVHAYLALAERMDDRSLWGQAFNFSNEIQMTVLDVVRRLRELMLCTNLEPVVLGEARAEIPHQYLSAAKARRLLGWEPVYDVERGFLETIDWYRDFFASPRARFGT from the coding sequence GTGGCGGGTTTCTGGCAGGACACCAACGTCTTCGTCACCGGCTGCACCGGCATCCTGGGCTCGTGGCTCACTCGGGAGCTGGTGCGTCGCGGCGCCAATGTCGTCGGCCTGGTGCGTGACCGCGTGCCGCGCTCGCTCATCCTGAACAGCGAGGAATGGAACGCGGTGACGGCGGTGCATGGCGCCGTCGAGGACCTGGAGCTGGTGGAGAGGGCACTCAACGAGTACGAGATCGACAGCGTCTTCCACCTGGCGGCGCAGACCATCGTCGGCACCGCCAACCGCAGCCCTCTTTCCACCTTCGAGAGCAACATCAAGGGCACCTGGGTGTTGCTGGAGGCGGCGCGGCGCACCCGCAGCGTGCGCCGGGTGGTGGTGGCTTCCAGCGACAAGGCCTACGGTGAACACACCCAGCTGCCCTACGACGAGACCTTCGCCCTGCAAGGGCGGCATCCCTACGACGCCTCCAAGTCCTGCGCCGACCTGCTGGCCCAGTCCTACCACGCCACCTTCGAACTGCCCGTGACCATCACCCGCTGCGGCAACCTCTACGGCGGTGGCGACTTGAATTGGAACCGCCTGGTTCCGGGCACCATCAAGGCGCTGCTGCGTGGCGAACGCCCGGTGATCCGCAGCGACGGCACCTGGGTGCGGGACTACTTCTACGTGCTCGATGCGGTGCACGCCTATCTCGCCCTCGCCGAGCGCATGGACGACCGGAGTCTGTGGGGACAGGCCTTCAACTTCAGCAACGAGATCCAGATGACCGTCCTCGACGTGGTCCGCCGCCTGCGCGAGCTCATGCTCTGCACCAACCTCGAGCCCGTGGTCCTGGGCGAGGCCCGCGCCGAGATTCCGCACCAGTACCTGTCGGCGGCGAAGGCACGGCGCCTGCTCGGCTGGGAACCGGTGTACGACGTGGAGCGCGGCTTCCTCGAGACCATCGACTGGTACCGGGACTTCTTCGCCTCGCCGCGCGCCCGCTTCGGGACCTGA
- a CDS encoding glycosyltransferase family 4 protein, which translates to MRILMVSPFWDPVTGGGERVLKNSALALRDRGHQVDILTLNTDARQRALWKHEESEWQGLRVVRWPALNLVPRTRQGLDLFLAKVENRVFPHNYVVKYLYKPGFARQARGHDIVQLHNDIELGFLWLLRRVPMPRVLWCHTLDVTYRFHYRQHRLSRAILRRGADFFLTGCTSTVPALQAIGVPDACIGTVHYGVDERFFQPRPELKEPRTVLFVGGLQVHKGPLVLVQALRHFRRPARIVLLTISRDPQYGETFRQALAAEEARGFHQIEHLPDLRDPQRLLRAYQAATVFATPSLESVFELVNLEALACGTPVVASRVGGFPDLIEDGVNGLFVPPGEPEALAARLEAVLDQPALAARLGAEGRRTILRDFTWTRVGEKLEAHYQRLLSQTTAASASRSEK; encoded by the coding sequence GTGAGGATCCTCATGGTGAGCCCCTTCTGGGATCCCGTGACCGGCGGCGGCGAACGGGTGCTCAAGAACAGCGCCTTGGCGCTCCGCGACCGCGGCCATCAGGTCGACATCCTCACCCTCAACACCGATGCCCGGCAACGGGCGCTCTGGAAACACGAGGAAAGCGAGTGGCAGGGCCTCCGCGTGGTGCGCTGGCCGGCGCTCAACCTCGTGCCGCGGACGCGCCAGGGCCTGGACCTCTTCCTCGCCAAGGTCGAGAACCGCGTTTTCCCGCACAACTACGTCGTCAAGTATCTCTACAAGCCCGGCTTCGCCCGGCAAGCGCGGGGCCACGACATCGTGCAGCTGCACAACGACATCGAGCTCGGCTTCCTCTGGCTGCTGCGCCGCGTGCCCATGCCGCGGGTGCTCTGGTGCCACACCCTGGACGTCACCTACCGTTTCCACTACCGCCAGCACCGCTTGAGCCGCGCCATCCTGCGCCGTGGCGCCGACTTCTTCCTCACCGGCTGCACCTCCACGGTGCCGGCGCTGCAGGCCATCGGCGTCCCCGACGCCTGCATCGGCACGGTGCACTACGGCGTGGACGAGCGCTTCTTCCAGCCGCGGCCGGAGCTCAAGGAGCCGCGCACGGTCCTTTTCGTCGGCGGCTTGCAGGTGCACAAGGGCCCCCTCGTGCTCGTGCAAGCGCTGCGTCACTTCCGGCGCCCGGCCCGCATCGTGCTGCTCACCATCAGCCGCGACCCCCAGTACGGCGAGACCTTCCGGCAGGCCCTGGCGGCGGAAGAAGCCCGCGGCTTCCACCAGATCGAACACCTGCCGGACTTGCGTGACCCGCAACGCCTGCTCCGTGCTTACCAGGCGGCGACGGTGTTCGCCACCCCGTCGTTGGAATCCGTGTTCGAGCTGGTGAACCTGGAAGCCCTCGCCTGCGGCACCCCGGTGGTGGCGTCCCGCGTCGGCGGTTTTCCGGATCTGATCGAGGACGGAGTGAACGGCCTCTTCGTGCCTCCCGGGGAGCCCGAGGCGCTGGCGGCGCGCCTGGAGGCGGTGCTCGACCAGCCGGCGCTGGCAGCGCGTCTCGGCGCCGAAGGGCGCCGCACGATCCTGCGTGACTTCACCTGGACACGGGTCGGCGAGAAGCTGGAGGCACACTATCAGCGACTGCTGTCCCAGACCACTGCGGCTTCGGCGTCCCGCTCGGAGAAATAG
- a CDS encoding glucose-1-phosphate cytidylyltransferase, with amino-acid sequence MSGSPSAQGTPLADVPVVILCGGMGMRLAGETEFKPKPMVRVGPHPMLWHIMKIYSAFGCRRFILCLGYKMEVIKEWVLNYRVMDNDFTMHLGPEARTEVHAGNAHEPWRITCADTGLETMTGGRLYHVARYVQGEHFFATYGDGLADIDIRALYDFHLREGRIGTVTGVRPDSRFGVIESESGRRVDHFREKPQLDSYVSGGFFVFRREFLSWLDPQAVLEREPLDRLAAAGQLSLYRHDGFWKSMDTYRDFTDYNEMWKRGETPWKVW; translated from the coding sequence GTGTCCGGCTCCCCGAGCGCACAGGGCACCCCCCTGGCCGACGTCCCCGTGGTCATCCTCTGCGGCGGCATGGGCATGCGCCTGGCCGGCGAAACCGAGTTCAAGCCCAAGCCCATGGTGCGGGTCGGGCCCCATCCGATGCTCTGGCACATCATGAAGATCTACAGCGCCTTCGGCTGCCGGCGCTTCATCCTCTGCCTGGGCTACAAGATGGAAGTCATCAAGGAGTGGGTGCTGAACTACCGGGTCATGGACAACGACTTCACCATGCACCTCGGCCCCGAAGCACGCACGGAAGTGCACGCCGGCAACGCCCACGAACCATGGCGGATCACCTGCGCCGACACCGGGCTCGAGACCATGACGGGCGGACGGCTCTACCACGTCGCCCGCTATGTCCAGGGCGAGCACTTCTTCGCCACCTACGGCGACGGACTGGCGGACATCGACATCCGCGCCCTCTACGACTTCCACCTGCGCGAGGGCCGCATCGGCACGGTGACCGGAGTGCGCCCGGATTCGCGCTTCGGCGTCATCGAGAGCGAGAGCGGCCGCCGGGTGGATCACTTCCGCGAGAAGCCCCAGCTCGACAGCTACGTGAGCGGTGGCTTCTTCGTCTTCCGGCGCGAGTTCCTCTCCTGGCTGGACCCGCAGGCCGTGCTGGAGCGCGAGCCTCTGGACCGGCTCGCCGCGGCGGGCCAGCTGTCGCTGTACCGGCACGATGGCTTCTGGAAGAGCATGGATACGTACCGGGACTTCACCGATTACAACGAGATGTGGAAGCGCGGCGAGACGCCCTGGAAGGTCTGGTGA